From Amycolatopsis cihanbeyliensis, a single genomic window includes:
- a CDS encoding ESX secretion-associated protein EspG, giving the protein MIRVSASAFDILWTDLGYSTRPGPLAVRSVGETEQERTDIRAAVYDNLAERGLFADGRLDPVLEDRLAALATAEVYVECEALVDIADGEPLRAVAAAGGARAVLAVQPRQTIGLSEIRDTELVPAAVGVLPELEPGPGYGISLPAARLGGGMTDPVFDEGGEGEKSTPYQQQAREVLAIQARPVFGAGQFSVRARERGGKVRRLGGVSWFVTDVGAYLGTVAPGRGGQDWMSVAPADSARLVGKLSDILER; this is encoded by the coding sequence ATGATCCGGGTCTCGGCCTCGGCCTTCGACATCCTCTGGACCGATCTCGGGTACTCCACCCGACCGGGACCGCTCGCGGTGCGTAGCGTCGGGGAGACCGAGCAGGAGCGCACCGATATCCGCGCCGCGGTGTACGACAACCTGGCCGAGCGAGGGCTGTTCGCGGACGGCAGGTTGGACCCCGTGCTGGAGGATCGGCTCGCCGCACTGGCCACGGCCGAGGTGTACGTGGAATGCGAGGCACTGGTCGATATCGCCGATGGCGAGCCGCTGCGCGCGGTGGCTGCGGCCGGGGGAGCGCGGGCGGTGCTCGCCGTGCAGCCCCGGCAGACGATCGGCCTGTCGGAGATCCGGGACACCGAGCTGGTGCCCGCTGCCGTCGGGGTCCTACCCGAGCTGGAACCCGGGCCCGGCTACGGGATCAGCCTGCCCGCCGCGCGGCTCGGCGGCGGGATGACGGACCCGGTGTTCGACGAGGGCGGGGAGGGCGAGAAGTCCACCCCCTACCAGCAGCAGGCCCGTGAGGTACTCGCGATCCAGGCGCGCCCGGTGTTCGGGGCGGGGCAGTTCTCGGTCCGGGCGCGGGAACGCGGCGGCAAGGTGCGCAGGCTGGGCGGGGTGAGCTGGTTCGTCACCGACGTCGGTGCCTATCTCGGCACCGTGGCCCCCGGCCGGGGCGGTCAGGACTGGATGAGTGTCGCGCCCGCGGACAGCGCGCGGCTGGTCGGGAAGCTGTCCGACATCCTGGAGCGGTAA
- a CDS encoding PE-PGRS family protein: protein MRDEVESGNDPSAAGEIGLHWGELAGRLRESTQELRNLSTGSVELWQGTAGDALRGVLDKAAGWSDEAAEISAAVAEAVSQQASVAARARAEMPEPVAYDPAAMIREAAAGGDIQALVGLSDALAQRREDAEAARQKAVDVMNNRDAELRAAVPRTAFAAPPTLTGDRPAGD, encoded by the coding sequence ATGCGGGACGAGGTCGAGTCGGGCAATGATCCGAGCGCCGCCGGCGAGATCGGCCTGCATTGGGGCGAGCTGGCCGGGCGACTGCGGGAGTCCACGCAGGAGCTGCGGAACCTGTCCACCGGCAGCGTGGAACTGTGGCAGGGCACCGCGGGCGATGCCCTGCGCGGAGTGCTGGACAAGGCCGCCGGCTGGTCCGACGAGGCGGCGGAGATCTCGGCGGCGGTCGCGGAGGCGGTGAGCCAGCAGGCCTCGGTCGCGGCCAGGGCCAGGGCCGAGATGCCGGAGCCGGTCGCGTACGACCCCGCCGCGATGATCCGCGAGGCCGCGGCCGGCGGGGACATCCAGGCGCTGGTCGGGCTGTCCGACGCGCTGGCGCAGCGGCGCGAGGACGCCGAAGCGGCCCGGCAGAAGGCGGTCGACGTGATGAACAACCGGGATGCCGAGCTCCGGGCGGCCGTGCCGCGCACGGCCTTCGCCGCGCCACCCACCCTGACCGGCGACCGGCCCGCCGGGGACTGA